The sequence TCATAGATTGAATCTCcgtcttcttttcttccttcaACCGGACAAGCTCTTCCTTGTTTGCACGCAATTGATGCCACAGGGCTGCCCTGTCAATATTTGCATGTTCCACAGCCTTTTTCAGCATGGCTAAAACGGGTCTAGCAACCTCTTGCTCTTGAAAAATCAGAATAGCTAGAATCTCCAAGTCTAAGTCTAAATCGTGGCTGCTACTCGTAGGGCTGGTGAATCTATCTACAAGTCTCCTTAGCATT is a genomic window of Camelina sativa cultivar DH55 unplaced genomic scaffold, Cs unpScaffold07298, whole genome shotgun sequence containing:
- the LOC109131888 gene encoding uncharacterized protein LOC109131888 — encoded protein: ATSGEASFKHQDPVLEGEASEQPATGGIDFRTILNLAETLTHSRDPQVRGFVKMLYTILFKWFPDQPFRVQMLRRLVDRFTSPTSSSHDLDLDLEILAILIFQEQEVARPVLAMLKKAVEHANIDRAALWHQLRANKEELVRLKEEKKTEIQS